In a genomic window of Alphaproteobacteria bacterium:
- a CDS encoding SIMPL domain-containing protein: MQAIATFLSALVLAASIAAGGLFLREGMIRFNAQQGVVSVKGLAEKSVEADLGVWRISHSVKEWDLPAARQKLQTNQQAIESFLKQNGFAPEEYARKSISLFQGREVAAQVGEVQEYKNTFEMTQTITVRSPKVREIEKAAQNTFALIAQDVLLTNSDPVYMYTKLNEVKPDMIAEATRNARDAATRFAQDSNSKVGKILSADQGWFNILSAYGDEVENEQASIEKKVRVVTTVNFTLID, encoded by the coding sequence ATGCAAGCGATCGCGACATTCCTGTCTGCATTGGTTCTGGCGGCGTCCATCGCCGCCGGAGGCTTGTTCCTGCGCGAGGGGATGATCCGCTTCAACGCACAGCAGGGGGTTGTTTCCGTCAAGGGGCTGGCGGAAAAGAGCGTCGAGGCCGATCTCGGCGTCTGGCGCATATCCCACAGCGTCAAGGAATGGGATCTTCCTGCCGCTCGCCAGAAGCTGCAGACCAACCAGCAGGCGATCGAATCCTTCCTGAAACAGAATGGCTTCGCACCAGAGGAATACGCCCGCAAGAGCATTTCCCTTTTTCAGGGCCGCGAAGTCGCCGCGCAGGTCGGAGAGGTCCAGGAATACAAGAACACCTTTGAAATGACCCAGACCATAACGGTCCGCAGTCCCAAGGTGCGGGAGATCGAAAAGGCCGCACAGAATACCTTCGCCTTGATCGCGCAGGACGTTCTGCTCACCAATTCCGACCCGGTGTATATGTACACCAAACTGAACGAGGTCAAGCCGGACATGATCGCCGAGGCGACCCGTAACGCACGCGACGCGGCCACTCGCTTCGCGCAGGATTCCAACAGCAAGGTGGGAAAGATTCTTTCCGCCGATCAGGGATGGTTCAATATCCTCTCCGCATACGGTGACGAGGTGGAGAACGAACAGGCCTCGATCGAGAAAAAAGTGCGCGTAGTAACCACAGTGAATTTCACCCTGATTGATTAA
- the rpoC gene encoding DNA-directed RNA polymerase subunit beta' produces MNELMNLFGQPTGPQSFDTIRISIASPQQINSWSFGEVKKPETINYRTFKPEKDGLFCARIFGPVKDYECLCGKYKRMKYKGIICEKCGVEVTLTRVRRERMGHISLASPVAHIWFLKSLPSRIGLIIDMTLKELERVLYFENFIVIEPGMTPLKPMQLLSEDDYYNAQDEYGEESFRAGIGAEALKEILSAIDLEQERLKVEEDLRETSSEAKRKKLVKRLKLVEAFITSGTRPEWMILDTVPVLPPELRPLVPLDGGRFATSDLNDLYRRVINRNNRLRRLIELRAPDIIVRNEKRMLQEAVDALFDNGRRGRVITGANKRPLKSLSDMLKGKQGRFRQNLLGKRVDYSGRSVIVVGPELKLHQCGLPKKMALELFKPFILHKLEIYGLASTVKAAKRMVEKERPEVWDILEEVIREHPVLLNRAPTLHRLGIQAFEPVLIEGKAIQLHPLVCTAFNADFDGDQMAVHVPLSIEAQLEARCLIMSTNNILSPANGKPIIVPTQDIVLGLYYLSIGRDGEIGEGMIFRGAGEIAHALQENVVSLHAKIKCRYRDVDEQGNPKTVLVESTPGRILMSELLPRHPQVPFALINQVLTKKEIMSLIDIVYRYCGQKETVIFCDRLMKLGFRHACIAGISFGKDDLVIPEAKKKLVDAAYEKVSEFEQQYMDGLITKGEKYNKVVDIWSRCTDEVADAMMKGISNIESGKLNAVYMMAHSGARGSAAQIRQLAGMRGLMAKPSGEIIETPIISNFKEGLSVLEYFNSTHGARKGLADTALKTANSGYLTRRLVDVAQDAIITQHDCGTENGIMMRAVMNGPDVIVSLSERILGRVPSTDIKSPLTGKTIAGAGIIIDEVTAEQVETAGVDEVKVRSVLVCQGDNHGICSKCYGRDLARGTEVNVGEAIGVMAAQSIGEPGTQLTMRTFHIGGAAQKGAERSHVDANIEGKVEIRNKNLVKNSAGVTIIMGRNTELVIQDKKGADKATYRVPYGARLLIEDGAKVKAGEKMAEWDPYTLPVITEKDGVAHYFDLVEGISVVDQADEATGISSRRVIDWRSQPKGSDLKPRIALLDKKGNIIKLPNGLPANYELSVDTLLSVESGQEVKAGDIVARIPRETSKTRDITGGLPRVAELFEARHPKDFAVIAELDGYVEFGKDYKSKRRIVVRPVNVDEEAREYLIPKGRHLAVQEGDFVRKGDRLLDGSLVPHDILNILGVEALAEYLTNEVQEVYRLQGVRINDKHIEVIVRQMMQKVEVSTTGDSTFLAGEHIDREEFEEARRRYIEEGKIAPEGKPVLQGITKASLQTRSFISAASFQETTRVLTDAAVNGKVDRLNGLKENVIVGRLIPAGTGAFVNQMKRLAAERDEEVLANMPKPESLEDQASAEAQHESSESRPRKEVAAG; encoded by the coding sequence ATGAATGAACTGATGAACTTGTTTGGCCAGCCGACCGGACCGCAGAGCTTTGACACGATCCGCATTTCTATTGCATCTCCGCAGCAGATCAACAGCTGGTCCTTCGGCGAGGTAAAAAAACCCGAAACCATCAATTACCGGACCTTCAAACCAGAGAAGGACGGACTCTTCTGCGCCCGTATCTTCGGACCCGTGAAGGACTATGAATGTCTTTGCGGCAAATACAAGCGTATGAAATACAAGGGAATCATCTGCGAAAAATGCGGCGTCGAAGTGACCCTGACCCGCGTCCGCCGCGAACGCATGGGCCACATCTCCTTGGCCTCGCCCGTCGCGCATATTTGGTTCCTGAAATCGCTGCCGAGCCGGATCGGCCTCATCATCGATATGACTCTCAAAGAGCTGGAGCGCGTCCTCTATTTCGAAAACTTCATCGTCATCGAACCGGGCATGACTCCGCTCAAGCCGATGCAGCTTCTCTCCGAAGACGATTATTACAACGCCCAGGACGAATACGGCGAGGAATCTTTCCGCGCCGGAATCGGCGCCGAAGCGCTCAAGGAAATCCTCTCCGCGATTGATCTGGAGCAGGAACGCCTGAAGGTCGAGGAAGACCTGCGTGAAACCAGCTCCGAAGCCAAGCGTAAGAAGCTCGTCAAGCGCCTGAAACTGGTCGAGGCCTTTATCACGTCCGGCACCCGCCCGGAATGGATGATTCTGGACACTGTCCCGGTCCTCCCGCCCGAACTGCGCCCACTCGTTCCCCTCGATGGCGGCCGCTTTGCGACCTCCGATCTGAACGATCTCTACCGTCGCGTCATCAACCGGAACAACCGTCTGCGCCGCCTGATCGAACTCCGCGCCCCGGACATCATCGTCCGCAACGAAAAGCGGATGCTGCAGGAAGCCGTAGACGCCTTGTTCGATAACGGCCGTCGTGGCCGTGTGATTACCGGCGCGAACAAACGCCCGCTGAAATCCCTCTCCGATATGCTCAAAGGCAAACAGGGGCGCTTCCGTCAGAACCTGCTCGGCAAGCGTGTGGACTATTCCGGCCGCTCCGTGATCGTGGTTGGCCCGGAACTCAAGCTGCATCAATGCGGCTTGCCCAAGAAAATGGCTTTAGAACTATTCAAGCCGTTCATCCTCCACAAGCTGGAAATTTACGGTCTGGCCTCGACGGTCAAGGCCGCCAAGCGCATGGTCGAAAAGGAACGCCCCGAAGTCTGGGATATCCTTGAGGAAGTCATCCGCGAGCACCCCGTTCTCCTGAACCGGGCGCCCACGCTGCACCGCCTCGGCATTCAGGCGTTCGAGCCGGTCCTGATCGAGGGCAAGGCGATCCAGCTTCATCCGCTCGTCTGTACGGCGTTCAACGCCGACTTCGACGGGGACCAGATGGCTGTTCACGTCCCGCTCTCGATTGAGGCGCAGCTTGAAGCTCGTTGTCTGATCATGTCCACCAACAACATCCTCTCGCCCGCCAACGGCAAGCCAATTATTGTTCCGACGCAGGATATCGTTCTCGGCCTTTACTATCTGTCCATTGGCCGCGACGGTGAAATCGGTGAAGGCATGATCTTCCGCGGTGCCGGGGAAATCGCCCACGCGCTTCAGGAAAATGTCGTCAGCCTGCACGCCAAGATCAAGTGCCGCTACCGTGATGTGGACGAACAGGGCAATCCGAAAACCGTTCTGGTTGAATCCACACCAGGACGTATTCTCATGTCTGAATTGCTCCCGCGCCACCCGCAGGTGCCGTTCGCGCTAATCAATCAGGTGCTGACCAAAAAGGAAATCATGTCCCTGATTGACATCGTCTACCGCTATTGCGGTCAGAAGGAAACGGTCATTTTCTGCGACCGTTTGATGAAGCTTGGCTTCCGTCATGCCTGTATCGCGGGCATTTCCTTCGGTAAGGACGACCTCGTCATCCCCGAGGCAAAAAAGAAACTGGTCGATGCCGCTTACGAAAAAGTCAGCGAATTCGAGCAGCAATACATGGATGGTCTGATCACCAAGGGTGAAAAATACAACAAGGTCGTCGATATCTGGTCGCGTTGCACCGACGAAGTCGCGGACGCGATGATGAAGGGCATATCCAACATCGAATCCGGAAAGCTGAACGCCGTCTACATGATGGCGCACTCGGGCGCACGGGGTTCCGCGGCCCAGATCCGCCAGTTAGCGGGAATGCGCGGCCTCATGGCTAAACCCTCGGGCGAGATCATCGAAACCCCTATTATCTCAAACTTCAAGGAAGGTCTTTCGGTTCTCGAATACTTCAACTCCACCCACGGCGCCCGGAAGGGTCTGGCCGACACGGCGCTGAAGACCGCGAACTCGGGTTACCTCACCCGCCGTCTGGTTGATGTCGCGCAGGACGCCATCATCACCCAGCATGATTGCGGAACGGAAAACGGAATCATGATGCGCGCCGTGATGAACGGTCCCGATGTCATAGTCTCTCTGTCCGAACGCATCCTCGGCCGTGTGCCGTCTACGGATATCAAGAGTCCCCTCACCGGCAAGACGATTGCTGGCGCCGGGATCATCATTGATGAGGTTACAGCCGAGCAGGTAGAAACCGCGGGCGTGGACGAAGTCAAGGTCCGTTCCGTTCTGGTTTGCCAGGGGGATAATCATGGCATTTGCTCCAAATGTTATGGCCGCGATCTGGCCCGGGGAACCGAAGTCAACGTTGGCGAGGCCATCGGCGTGATGGCGGCCCAGTCTATCGGCGAGCCGGGAACCCAGCTCACCATGCGGACGTTCCACATTGGCGGCGCGGCGCAGAAGGGCGCTGAGCGCTCCCATGTCGATGCGAATATCGAAGGCAAGGTTGAAATCCGCAACAAGAACCTCGTTAAGAACTCCGCCGGTGTCACCATCATCATGGGCCGCAACACGGAACTCGTCATTCAGGACAAAAAGGGCGCCGACAAGGCAACTTACCGCGTTCCCTACGGCGCACGCCTCTTGATCGAAGACGGCGCCAAGGTCAAGGCCGGAGAAAAAATGGCCGAATGGGATCCCTACACCCTTCCGGTCATTACCGAAAAGGACGGTGTTGCCCATTACTTCGATCTGGTGGAGGGAATCTCCGTCGTCGATCAGGCCGACGAAGCAACCGGAATTTCTTCCCGCCGCGTCATCGACTGGCGTTCACAACCCAAGGGAAGTGACCTCAAACCGCGCATCGCGCTTCTGGACAAAAAGGGCAACATCATCAAGCTGCCCAACGGTCTGCCTGCGAACTACGAACTATCAGTGGACACGCTCCTCTCCGTCGAAAGCGGACAGGAAGTCAAGGCAGGGGATATCGTCGCCCGTATCCCCCGTGAAACCTCGAAGACCCGCGATATCACCGGGGGTCTCCCGCGTGTGGCCGAACTATTCGAAGCCCGCCACCCCAAGGATTTTGCGGTCATCGCAGAACTGGACGGTTACGTTGAATTCGGCAAGGACTACAAGTCCAAGCGCCGGATTGTCGTCCGCCCGGTCAATGTAGATGAGGAAGCCCGCGAATACCTGATCCCGAAGGGACGCCACTTGGCCGTTCAGGAAGGCGACTTCGTCCGCAAGGGCGACCGTCTGCTCGACGGATCGCTAGTGCCCCACGATATCCTGAATATTCTGGGTGTAGAGGCGCTGGCCGAATACCTGACGAACGAGGTACAGGAGGTTTACCGCCTGCAGGGCGTTCGGATCAACGATAAGCACATTGAGGTGATTGTCCGCCAGATGATGCAGAAGGTGGAGGTATCCACCACCGGCGACTCCACGTTCCTGGCCGGAGAGCATATCGACCGGGAGGAGTTCGAGGAAGCGCGCCGACGCTATATCGAGGAAGGAAAGATCGCACCAGAGGGCAAACCGGTCCTTCAGGGGATCACGAAGGCCTCGCTGCAGACCCGTTCCTTCATCTCGGCCGCCTCTTTCCAGGAAACGACGCGTGTCCTCACCGATGCCGCCGTCAACGGCAAGGTGGACCGCCTGAACGGCCTCAAGGAGAACGTCATCGTCGGCCGCCTGATCCCGGCGGGAACCGGCGCATTCGTGAACCAGATGAAACGTCTCGCCGCTGAACGCGACGAAGAGGTTCTGGCCAATATGCCAAAACCCGAAAGCCTCGAAGATCAGGCTTCTGCCGAAGCACAACATGAAAGTTCAGAATCCCGCCCGCGCAAGGAAGTTGCAGCGGGATAG
- a CDS encoding 30S ribosomal protein S12, translated as MPTIQQLIRKPRKKTVKRKKNRALKSNPQRRGVCTRVYTTTPKKPNSALRKVAKVRLTTGLEVICYIPGEGHNLQEHSVVLVRGGRVKDLPGVRYTIIRGTLDTQGVKDRRKSRSRYGAKRPK; from the coding sequence ATGCCAACCATTCAGCAGTTGATCCGCAAGCCGCGGAAAAAAACGGTAAAACGCAAAAAGAACCGGGCGCTCAAAAGCAATCCGCAGCGCCGCGGCGTATGCACCCGCGTCTATACGACAACCCCGAAAAAGCCGAACTCCGCGCTTCGGAAGGTTGCCAAGGTGCGTCTGACCACGGGCCTTGAGGTCATCTGCTACATCCCCGGCGAAGGTCACAATCTTCAAGAGCACTCCGTTGTTCTGGTCCGCGGGGGTCGGGTCAAGGACTTACCGGGCGTTCGCTATACGATCATCCGCGGAACCCTGGACACGCAGGGGGTTAAGGACCGCAGGAAGTCCCGTTCCCGTTACGGCGCCAAACGCCCGAAATAA
- the rpsG gene encoding 30S ribosomal protein S7 — protein MSRRRRADKREILPDPRFGDLVLSKFINCVMEQGKKAVAESIVYGAIESLEKKSANENKKDKERDGAAPVESDLDDAIAVKSRGLRLFHDALKNVRPRIEVRSRRVGGATYQVPVEVRNERALALAIRWIIDSARRRGEKTMKDRLAAELFEAANERGAAMKKREDTHKMAEANKAFAHYRW, from the coding sequence ATGTCACGTCGTCGCAGAGCAGATAAAAGAGAAATTCTTCCAGACCCCCGGTTTGGGGACTTGGTCCTGTCTAAATTCATCAACTGCGTAATGGAGCAGGGGAAAAAGGCTGTAGCGGAATCGATCGTTTACGGAGCCATTGAATCTCTTGAGAAAAAATCGGCCAACGAAAATAAAAAGGACAAAGAGAGGGACGGTGCAGCCCCCGTAGAGTCTGATCTGGACGATGCAATCGCGGTCAAGAGCCGGGGTCTGCGCCTCTTCCATGACGCCCTTAAAAACGTCCGTCCACGCATCGAGGTACGTTCCCGCCGGGTCGGTGGTGCAACCTATCAGGTTCCCGTCGAGGTCCGCAATGAGCGCGCCTTGGCGCTGGCCATCCGTTGGATTATCGATTCGGCCCGCCGACGCGGTGAAAAAACAATGAAGGACCGTCTCGCAGCGGAATTGTTCGAGGCAGCTAACGAGCGTGGCGCAGCGATGAAAAAACGCGAAGACACCCACAAGATGGCCGAGGCGAACAAGGCCTTCGCGCACTATCGCTGGTAA
- the fusA gene encoding elongation factor G, with product MAREYPLDRYRNFGIMAHIDAGKTTTTERVLYYTGKSHKIGEVHDGAATMDWMEQEQERGITITSAATTTFWKGPANGTHPGEMFRLNIIDTPGHVDFTIEVERSLRVLDGAVCLLDGNQGVEPQTETVWRQADKYRVPRIIFANKMDKIGADFYDCVDSVKKRLGINPLILTLPIGLESDFVGIVDLLNMNAIIWNAETLGASFDIVEIPADLKDKAKEYREKLIEMAVEMDDAAMEMYLEGKEPDIATLKKCIRRGTIAFKIIPMMCGSAFKNKGVQPLLDAVVDYLPGPLDVGEMKGKKVDSDEDEIRKPDDAEPFSALAFKIMNDPYVGTLTFARIYSGVIESGSYVQNSVKGKRERVGRMLLMHSNNREEISIAHAGDIVAFVGLKETTTGDTLCDVNKQVVLERMEFPEPVIEIAVEPKTKSDQEKMGIALQRLAAEDPSFRVSVDHESGQTIMKGMGELHLDILVDRMRREFKVEANIGKPQVAYRETITRKASVTYTHKKQTGGAGQFAKIELVFEPGERGSGFEFESKIVGGAVPREYIPGVEKGLTIAKETGVIVGFPCVDLKIALVDGSYHDVDSSVLAFEIAAKAAFKEGMAKAGPQLLEPMMKVEVVTPEEYMGDIIGDLNSRRGQINNMENRGNAKVITALVPLAQMFGYINDLRSKSQGRAQYTMQFDHYEPVPSNIAEEVRASLGGKS from the coding sequence ATGGCACGCGAATACCCCTTGGACCGCTACCGCAACTTCGGCATCATGGCTCACATCGACGCTGGTAAAACGACGACCACTGAGCGCGTCCTCTATTACACCGGAAAATCGCACAAGATCGGCGAAGTGCATGACGGTGCCGCCACCATGGACTGGATGGAGCAGGAGCAGGAGCGTGGGATCACGATTACCTCTGCCGCCACGACCACCTTCTGGAAAGGCCCGGCCAACGGAACGCATCCCGGCGAAATGTTCCGTCTCAACATTATCGACACCCCCGGACACGTGGATTTCACGATTGAAGTCGAGCGCTCATTGCGCGTCCTCGACGGCGCGGTATGCCTGCTCGATGGTAACCAGGGCGTAGAGCCGCAGACCGAAACCGTCTGGCGTCAGGCCGACAAATACCGGGTGCCCCGGATTATCTTCGCCAACAAGATGGACAAGATCGGCGCCGATTTCTACGATTGCGTGGACAGCGTCAAAAAACGCCTCGGCATCAATCCTCTTATTTTGACTCTTCCCATAGGTCTCGAAAGCGATTTCGTAGGCATCGTGGACCTTCTGAACATGAATGCAATCATCTGGAACGCCGAAACTCTGGGCGCTTCCTTTGACATCGTGGAAATTCCCGCCGATCTTAAGGATAAGGCGAAGGAATACCGCGAAAAGCTGATTGAAATGGCCGTCGAAATGGATGACGCCGCGATGGAGATGTATCTGGAAGGAAAAGAGCCGGACATCGCCACTCTGAAAAAATGTATCCGCAGGGGGACGATCGCTTTCAAAATCATCCCAATGATGTGCGGCTCTGCCTTCAAGAATAAAGGCGTACAGCCTCTGCTGGACGCGGTCGTAGATTATCTGCCCGGTCCGCTGGATGTGGGCGAAATGAAAGGCAAGAAGGTGGATTCCGATGAGGATGAAATCCGCAAACCTGACGATGCCGAGCCGTTCTCCGCTCTGGCCTTCAAGATCATGAACGACCCCTACGTGGGAACCCTGACATTCGCACGCATCTATTCGGGTGTGATTGAATCGGGCTCCTATGTTCAGAATTCGGTTAAAGGCAAGCGCGAGCGCGTCGGTCGGATGCTGCTCATGCACTCCAATAACCGCGAGGAAATCAGCATCGCGCACGCCGGAGATATCGTGGCGTTCGTCGGCCTCAAGGAAACCACGACCGGAGACACGCTGTGCGACGTCAACAAACAGGTCGTCCTTGAGCGCATGGAATTCCCCGAGCCGGTCATTGAAATCGCCGTTGAGCCGAAAACCAAGAGCGACCAGGAGAAAATGGGCATCGCGTTGCAGCGTTTGGCGGCCGAAGACCCGTCTTTCCGTGTCTCCGTCGACCACGAATCCGGCCAGACCATCATGAAGGGCATGGGCGAGCTCCACCTCGACATTCTCGTAGACCGGATGCGCCGCGAATTTAAAGTGGAAGCCAATATCGGTAAGCCGCAGGTGGCCTACCGCGAGACGATCACAAGAAAAGCCAGCGTGACCTACACGCACAAGAAACAGACCGGCGGTGCCGGACAATTCGCAAAAATCGAGTTGGTTTTTGAACCGGGCGAACGCGGATCAGGCTTCGAATTTGAAAGCAAGATCGTCGGCGGCGCAGTTCCAAGGGAATACATCCCCGGCGTGGAAAAGGGTTTGACGATCGCCAAGGAAACCGGCGTGATCGTCGGCTTCCCCTGCGTGGATCTGAAGATCGCCCTCGTGGACGGTTCATACCACGATGTGGACTCGTCCGTTCTCGCCTTCGAAATCGCGGCCAAGGCCGCCTTCAAGGAAGGGATGGCGAAAGCCGGGCCCCAGCTCCTTGAGCCGATGATGAAGGTCGAAGTGGTGACGCCCGAGGAATACATGGGCGACATTATCGGCGATCTGAACTCCCGCCGTGGACAGATCAACAACATGGAAAACCGCGGAAACGCAAAAGTCATCACCGCTCTGGTGCCGCTGGCGCAGATGTTCGGCTACATCAACGACCTCCGCTCCAAGTCGCAGGGCCGCGCACAATACACCATGCAGTTTGACCACTACGAGCCAGTGCCCTCAAACATTGCGGAAGAAGTCAGGGCATCCCTCGGGGGCAAGAGCTAA
- the tuf gene encoding elongation factor Tu → MAKEKFERNKPHCNIGTIGHVDHGKTTLTAALAGIFGKGETVDQIDKAPEEKARGITISTAHVEYETTNRHYAHVDCPGHADYIKNMITGAAQMDGAILVVNAADGPMPQTREHILLARQVGVPALVVFLNKVDQVDDPELLELVEMEVRELLSSYEFPGDEIPIIKGSALACVEKRDPEIGENAIRALMKAVDEYIPQPNRPKDKPFLMPVEDIFSISGRGTVATGRIEQGVVKVGEEIEIVGIRATQKTVVTGVEMFRKLLDSGEAGDNVGILLRGTKREDIERGQVLCAPGSIKPHKKFVAEVYILSKEEGGRHTPFFTNYRPQFYFRTTDVTGMVHLPAGTEMVMPGDNINNMEVELITPIAMNEGLRFAIREGGRTVGAGVVSKIIE, encoded by the coding sequence ATGGCAAAAGAGAAATTTGAGCGGAACAAGCCGCACTGTAATATTGGGACGATTGGTCACGTGGACCATGGGAAGACGACGCTGACGGCGGCGTTGGCGGGTATTTTTGGTAAGGGCGAGACGGTGGATCAGATTGACAAGGCTCCTGAGGAGAAGGCGCGGGGGATTACGATTTCAACGGCGCACGTGGAGTATGAGACGACGAACCGTCACTACGCGCACGTGGACTGCCCGGGTCACGCGGACTACATCAAGAACATGATTACAGGTGCGGCCCAGATGGACGGCGCGATTTTGGTGGTGAACGCGGCGGACGGGCCGATGCCGCAGACGCGTGAGCATATTCTTCTGGCCCGCCAGGTGGGTGTACCGGCGCTGGTGGTGTTCCTGAACAAGGTGGATCAGGTGGACGACCCTGAGCTGCTGGAACTGGTGGAGATGGAGGTGCGCGAGCTTCTCTCATCTTACGAGTTTCCGGGCGACGAGATTCCGATCATCAAGGGATCGGCTCTGGCCTGCGTGGAGAAGCGCGATCCCGAGATTGGGGAGAATGCGATCCGTGCGCTGATGAAGGCGGTGGATGAGTATATCCCGCAGCCCAACCGTCCGAAGGACAAGCCGTTCCTGATGCCGGTTGAGGATATTTTCTCGATTTCGGGTCGGGGAACGGTGGCGACGGGCCGGATCGAGCAGGGCGTGGTCAAGGTCGGCGAGGAGATTGAGATCGTTGGCATCCGCGCAACGCAGAAGACGGTGGTCACGGGCGTTGAGATGTTCCGCAAGCTGCTGGACTCGGGAGAGGCCGGGGACAACGTGGGCATCCTGCTGCGCGGGACGAAGCGCGAGGATATTGAGCGCGGTCAGGTTCTGTGTGCGCCGGGCAGCATCAAGCCGCACAAGAAGTTTGTGGCGGAGGTTTATATCCTCTCCAAGGAAGAGGGGGGCCGTCATACGCCGTTCTTCACGAACTACCGCCCGCAGTTTTACTTCCGCACGACGGACGTGACGGGGATGGTGCATCTTCCGGCGGGGACCGAGATGGTGATGCCCGGGGATAACATCAACAACATGGAAGTGGAGTTGATCACCCCGATTGCGATGAACGAGGGTCTGCGCTTTGCGATCCGCGAAGGCGGCCGCACCGTCGGCGCCGGCGTCGTCTCCAAAATCATTGAGTAA
- the rpsJ gene encoding 30S ribosomal protein S10 → METQSIRITLKAFDHRILDTAASEIVNTAKRTGARVRGPVPLPNRIKRFTVIRSPHVDKRSQEQFEMRTHKRLMDIEDPTPQTIDALMKLDLPSGVDVEIKIGQAA, encoded by the coding sequence ATGGAAACCCAAAGCATACGCATAACGCTCAAGGCCTTTGACCACCGCATACTCGATACGGCGGCTTCGGAGATCGTGAATACGGCAAAACGAACCGGCGCCCGCGTTCGCGGTCCGGTGCCTTTGCCAAACCGCATCAAGCGCTTTACGGTCATCCGTTCCCCGCACGTGGACAAGCGTTCGCAGGAGCAGTTCGAAATGCGGACCCACAAGCGGCTGATGGATATTGAAGACCCCACCCCCCAGACGATCGATGCTCTCATGAAGCTCGACCTTCCCTCCGGCGTGGATGTCGAAATCAAGATCGGTCAGGCGGCATAA
- the rplC gene encoding 50S ribosomal protein L3, with product MRTGLIARKEGMSRVFDAEGRQVPVTVLKVDDCQVVSVRSEAKDGYVALQIGAGKAKVKRTSKSNRGHFAKAKVEPKKKLAEFRVTNENVLDVGAELGVNHFVPGQFVDVTGTTIGKGFAGGMKRHNFGGLRASHGVSVSHRSHGSTGQRQDPGRVFKGKRMAGHMGDVRATSQNLLVVDVDTDLGIILVKGAVPGAEKGWVLIRDAVKKPLPKDAPFPAGLKQDASAAKAKEESPELAPQAENENSGEAKE from the coding sequence ATGAGAACAGGATTGATCGCAAGAAAAGAGGGCATGAGCCGGGTATTCGACGCCGAAGGGCGTCAGGTTCCGGTCACGGTGCTGAAGGTGGATGATTGCCAGGTCGTGTCGGTCCGCAGCGAGGCGAAAGATGGCTATGTCGCGCTCCAGATTGGCGCGGGCAAGGCGAAGGTCAAGCGCACGAGCAAATCCAACCGCGGCCATTTCGCCAAGGCGAAGGTCGAGCCGAAGAAAAAACTCGCCGAATTCCGTGTCACGAATGAAAACGTTCTCGATGTCGGGGCCGAACTGGGGGTCAATCACTTCGTACCCGGCCAGTTCGTCGATGTTACCGGCACGACGATCGGTAAGGGCTTCGCAGGCGGTATGAAACGCCACAATTTTGGCGGTCTGCGGGCTTCGCACGGCGTGTCCGTTTCGCACCGTTCGCACGGTTCGACAGGTCAGCGCCAGGATCCCGGCCGTGTGTTCAAGGGCAAAAGAATGGCCGGACACATGGGCGATGTCCGTGCGACCAGCCAGAATCTGCTGGTCGTGGATGTGGACACCGACCTAGGCATCATCCTCGTAAAGGGTGCGGTCCCCGGCGCAGAAAAGGGATGGGTTTTGATCCGCGATGCGGTTAAGAAACCCCTGCCTAAGGACGCACCATTCCCGGCTGGTCTGAAACAGGACGCCTCCGCAGCAAAGGCGAAGGAAGAGTCTCCTGAGCTCGCCCCGCAGGCAGAAAACGAAAATTCCGGTGAGGCAAAGGAATAA
- the rplD gene encoding 50S ribosomal protein L4 gives MKLAVKNLDNKNVGEITLDESVFGVEVRKDILHRMVNYQLSKRRAGTHKVQMRSEVTGTGAKPWKQKGTGRARAGDLKRPQDRGGGVVFGPHIRSHAFDLPKKIRKLALKIALSAKAAEGKIVIIDEVKAKEHKTKPMAKALEKLGLNSALIVGGKEIDVNFARATANIPSIDVLTSQGANVYDILRRDVLVLTKEAVNDLTEKLKSE, from the coding sequence ATGAAACTCGCAGTCAAAAATCTTGATAACAAGAACGTCGGTGAAATCACCCTCGATGAATCCGTATTCGGCGTCGAGGTGCGTAAGGACATTCTGCACCGCATGGTGAACTATCAACTCTCCAAGCGCCGTGCAGGCACTCACAAGGTGCAGATGCGCTCCGAAGTGACCGGAACAGGCGCAAAGCCCTGGAAGCAAAAAGGCACGGGCCGCGCCAGGGCAGGCGACCTGAAAAGGCCGCAGGATCGTGGCGGCGGTGTGGTTTTCGGCCCGCATATCCGTTCCCACGCGTTCGATTTGCCGAAAAAGATTCGCAAGCTGGCCCTGAAAATCGCCCTGTCGGCCAAGGCAGCAGAAGGCAAGATCGTCATCATCGACGAAGTCAAGGCCAAGGAACACAAGACCAAGCCGATGGCCAAGGCGCTGGAAAAACTAGGGCTGAACTCGGCTCTCATCGTCGGCGGCAAGGAAATCGACGTGAATTTCGCCCGCGCAACGGCGAACATCCCGAGCATAGATGTTTTGACGTCTCAGGGGGCGAACGTGTATGACATCCTGCGCCGCGATGTTTTGGTGCTGACGAAGGAAGCGGTCAACGACCTGACGGAAAAACTCAAGAGCGAATAA